The genomic window CAGAGTCACGATCATTTTCCATCCCTATTGTCCAAGTTGCTGACCCAAGCGTCCCCGGCCGCGTTCACCCGCGCCGGAAAAACGGACTGCACCGAGAACTCGATAGCCCTGTAGCACTAGCCCCGACGTCGGCGGCGGTATGGGGCTTTGCCCACGAGCTCGGCCATACGTACACCATGGTCAAGGGTATCTGGTCGTACCAGCACAACATCGAGAGCTGGCCCAACCTGTTCAGCCTCTATTCGCTGGAGAAGCTCGGTGTAATGCGAGGCCATACCGAGACCTATTGCGACAAGCTAGCCGGCTACCTGCAGAATCCGGCCTACAGCGCGCTGAAGACCGACCCCTGGCTGTCGTTGTGCTTTCTGATGGAGTTCCAGAAGACCCATGGTTGGCAAGCTTGGCAACGCTTCTTCGCCCGTCTCAACATGGATCCGGATGGGAGCGTCATCGACAGCAGCAGCGACGCAACCGTATGGCGCTTCGTGCGCGACCGGCTTACGCAGGCCGTGGGTCAGGACGTGAGCCCGACCTTCGATCGCTGGCGGGTGCCGTACTGACGGCAGCTTTCTGGCTGCGGCAAAGCTGTCGTCGCATCACGCCGTGGACGCTTTCGTCGTTGCGCGGCGGCTTGCGAAGCCGTCACCTCTATGATATCGTGATATCATCGTGGCACAGCTAGTCGTCAGGGATGTAGAGCCCGAGGTGAAGATAAGGCTCAAGCAGCGCGCACAGAAACGCGGCCACAGCATGGAAGCCGAAGTGAGAGCGATCCTGAGGGCAGCGGTGGCCGCGGATGAGGCGCCCGCCGAGCCGCTCGGGACGCGTCTCCGCAATCGATTCGTAAAGGTGGGGTTTGACGAGCCGGTGAGGGAATTGCGTGGTCAGATCGCACAGCCTGTCGATCTAGACACATGATCATCCTCGACACCAATGTGCTTTCAGCTGTCATGTTGCGCAAGCCCGACGCGCACGTTGTTTCGTGGTTGGACCAACAGCCCGTTGAATCGGTATGGACCACCTCCATCACCCTATTCGAGGTCTACTTCGGGA from Pseudomonadota bacterium includes these protein-coding regions:
- a CDS encoding toxin-antitoxin system — encoded protein: MAQLVVRDVEPEVKIRLKQRAQKRGHSMEAEVRAILRAAVAADEAPAEPLGTRLRNRFVKVGFDEPVRELRGQIAQPVDLDT